The following proteins are co-located in the Myroides profundi genome:
- a CDS encoding type II toxin-antitoxin system RelE/ParE family toxin, producing the protein MYILVNNSLVEQDIRFAFDYYKSISHKLAKEFIQQLQKAKENIILYPFSNDIVYNNVRLHKLKQFPYHIHYIVEEDKMKIIILAIVHTKREYSKYK; encoded by the coding sequence GTGTATATATTGGTAAACAATTCTTTAGTTGAACAAGATATTAGATTTGCCTTTGATTACTACAAAAGTATATCACACAAACTTGCAAAAGAATTTATACAACAGTTACAAAAAGCAAAAGAGAACATAATATTATACCCTTTCAGTAATGATATAGTCTATAATAATGTACGTCTACATAAGTTAAAACAATTCCCTTATCACATACATTATATTGTAGAGGAAGATAAAATGAAAATTATCATTCTCGCTATTGTACATACTAAAAGAGAATATTCTAAATACAAATAA